From bacterium:
ACAAGATCAAGGAGTGCCTGTACCTGCAAGAGGTCCATTTTTCCATTGAGAAAAGCCCTCTTCGTGAATTCTCCGGGCTCAGCAATTCTTGCACCGTACTTTATTAAAAGGTCAATTACCATCTGAGGTGAATATAAACCACCATGGACGGTAATTTCAACTACGTCTTCGCCGGTAAAAGATTTGGGAGCCTTATAATAAAGGATTACTGCCTCTTCCAGAGTTTCTCCCGTTTCGGGTTCTATAATGTATGTATGAAAAAATTTTCCGGGAACAAATTTTTCCCTCTTTTCTCCTGGTATTATGTTGGAAACTATCTTCTTAGCCTCGGGTCCGGAGACCCTTATTACTGCAACCCCTCCTATTCCGGTTGGGGTTGAAATGGCGCAGATGGTATCATTCAATTTTGCTTTCTTGGGGCAATGACCAAAATAGTTTTTTCTTCCTCTTTTACAGGATAAAATTTAATATCTTTTATGTCTTTCAGAAAATCTCTTAAAACCCTGTACTCCTCTTCAGTTACAGGGTCAAACCTCATCTCCCTTTGCAGTTCCCTAACCCGCGTCACAATGGCCAGTGCTTTATTTTTAAGAGTTTCTTCTTTTTGCTTTCTAAAATTGGCAATATCCAACCTGATGCTAAGGTTTGATGCTTTCTTACGCAAAATAAGGTTTAAAAGGTATTCTAATTGTTCAATAATTTGTCCATCTTTACCTATAAGCCAGTAAGGATTCTTTGCGTTGACGTTAACGGAATATCTCTTATCTCTTGGTATAATTTCCAGCTCCACTTTTACGCCCAAGAGGCTGAAAAATTTTTTCAAAACACTCTCTATTAAATCAACTTCTTCTGGCTTCAGACAAACCCTGATTTTAGCAGGTTTTGTCTGAATACCATCATTTAAAACAACGAACTTAATGGTATTTTTCTCCAAGTTGAGTTCTTTCACTGCCTTTTCTATGCATTCCTCAACGGTGTTTCCAACGATGTCGGTAAAACGTTCATGTGCCATGACGACCCTCCAGTCTCTTTATAAGCAAAGCCTCTAAAATTCCCAAAATGTTAAAGGTTAGCCAGTATAAAACTATGCCTGACGGCAAAGAGATAAATATTATTACAAATAAGGCGGGCATCAAATACATCAACATTTTTGATTGGGGGTCCGTGGCTGTTTGCTGGATTTTTGAAAGTATGATCGATGTGACTCCCATAAGTATTGGGAGTACGTAGTAAGGGTCCTTTTCAGATAGGTCTTTGATCCATAGGATAAACGGTGCCCCCTTAAGGCTTATGGCATTGGTGAGAATTTGGTATAGTGCAAAAAAGATTGGCATCTGAATAATTAAAGTAAGACAACCCGAGAAGGGATTTACATTGTATTTCTTATAAAGTTCCATCATCTCCTGCTGCAACTTTTGAGGATTATCTTTATAAACTTTTTGAAGGGTTTCAAGTTTGGGTTTTAACTCCTGCATACGTTTGGCAGCCAATATTTGCTTTCTGGTAAGGGGGAAGAAGGCAACTTTCATAAGGAGTGCAAATACAATGATTACAAGCCCATAATTGGGTAAAAATTTGTGAAGCAATTGCATGAGGAAATAAATTATGAAGGCGAAAGGTTTGATTAAGGTAGAGCCAAAGTCAAAAGCAGAAGCCAAAGAAGGATGGTTCTTTTTGAGGATATTGTAATCTAAGGGACCGAAGTACACAATAAAACTCTTTCTGTTTGAAACGAACAGCAGTTCATCCTTTGAAATGGCAAGTTTACCAGGATTTTTGAGATTTAGAATCCCGGTAAAAAAGTATTTTGTTCTGATGCCAAACCAAGTAACGTCCTGAAGGTCATATTCCTTTTTCTCTTTTAGCTTTGCAATAGGAATTTTAACCGTTTTTTTTAGCCTCAGTAGATAAGAATAAAATGGAGCTTCCTGCTTTATATTTTTTTGGGTAAATTTAAGTTTACCCTTTAAGTATGTAAGCGGAGTAGCTGTGCCGGAGAGTTCCACGTCGTAAAGGTACTTATCAGGATGGAAGGTAAGTTTTTTGGAAATCATACCATCTTCTGAAATCAAAGTAATTGTGAGAGATGAATCTTTGATTTCAAAATTATTTAATGAATCATCAATATTGTATTTTATATCCTTTTCACCCCATGCTACGGTTCCATTCTCGAGAAGTTCTATTTCGCTGAGAGATCCTACCTTTTTAATTTTGTAAGATAAAAGCCCTCCATCGGTAGAAAAAATAGCGGAGTAGAGCGGCGTTTCTACTTTAAAAAGGGTATCAGTGGGACTTGTTTCCTCATCAAGTTGGATTTTCA
This genomic window contains:
- a CDS encoding tRNA uridine-5-carboxymethylaminomethyl(34) synthesis GTPase MnmE, which gives rise to MNDTICAISTPTGIGGVAVIRVSGPEAKKIVSNIIPGEKREKFVPGKFFHTYIIEPETGETLEEAVILYYKAPKSFTGEDVVEITVHGGLYSPQMVIDLLIKYGARIAEPGEFTKRAFLNGKMDLLQVQALLDLVKSRSALQVKYAMSKLQGELSKKLKNVADLLFNTIKEVE
- a CDS encoding KH domain-containing protein; the encoded protein is MAHERFTDIVGNTVEECIEKAVKELNLEKNTIKFVVLNDGIQTKPAKIRVCLKPEEVDLIESVLKKFFSLLGVKVELEIIPRDKRYSVNVNAKNPYWLIGKDGQIIEQLEYLLNLILRKKASNLSIRLDIANFRKQKEETLKNKALAIVTRVRELQREMRFDPVTEEEYRVLRDFLKDIKDIKFYPVKEEEKTILVIAPRKQN
- the yidC gene encoding membrane protein insertase YidC is translated as MDDGARSQNFIIATLLLLLILILWQYLFFKNAPQKTQPVQQQSATTKVEDTLKIQLDEETSPTDTLFKVETPLYSAIFSTDGGLLSYKIKKVGSLSEIELLENGTVAWGEKDIKYNIDDSLNNFEIKDSSLTITLISEDGMISKKLTFHPDKYLYDVELSGTATPLTYLKGKLKFTQKNIKQEAPFYSYLLRLKKTVKIPIAKLKEKKEYDLQDVTWFGIRTKYFFTGILNLKNPGKLAISKDELLFVSNRKSFIVYFGPLDYNILKKNHPSLASAFDFGSTLIKPFAFIIYFLMQLLHKFLPNYGLVIIVFALLMKVAFFPLTRKQILAAKRMQELKPKLETLQKVYKDNPQKLQQEMMELYKKYNVNPFSGCLTLIIQMPIFFALYQILTNAISLKGAPFILWIKDLSEKDPYYVLPILMGVTSIILSKIQQTATDPQSKMLMYLMPALFVIIFISLPSGIVLYWLTFNILGILEALLIKRLEGRHGT